A genomic window from Elaeis guineensis isolate ETL-2024a chromosome 3, EG11, whole genome shotgun sequence includes:
- the LOC105040307 gene encoding LOW QUALITY PROTEIN: DEAD-box ATP-dependent RNA helicase 39 (The sequence of the model RefSeq protein was modified relative to this genomic sequence to represent the inferred CDS: inserted 2 bases in 2 codons) produces the protein MAGGGGTGRALLSLSFSSSSALFSRTLFSSARARPLPPRXYLGFNRTRCLSTAPAAEAEQATQSLRHSVLLERLRVRHLKDAAKRTPSSPASAAPITAAVEKKKKEKKSVMASSFEELGLSEEVMGAVKEMGISVPTEIQCIGVPAVLEGRSVVLGSHTGSGKTLAYMLPIVQLMRRDEALSGMLMKPRRPRAVVLCPTRELCEQVFHVAKSVGHHARFRSTMISGGGRLRPQEDSLNTPVDMVVGTPGRVLQHIEDGNMVYGDIKYLVLDEADTMFDRGFGPDIRKFLGPLKNRAAKPGDQGFQTVLVTATMTKAVQKLIDEEFQGIIHLRTSTLHKKVASARHDFINLSGAENKLEALLQVLEPSLAKGNRVMVFCNTLNSSRAVDHFLTENQIFTVNYHGEVPAEERVENLKRFKSEEGDCPTLVCTDLAARGLDLDVDHVIMFDFPLNSIDYLHRTGRTARMGAKGKVTSLVAKKDLPLATRIEEAIKKNESLESLNVNNVRRDAAKSLQADRKGKNSSIIKAAKKKSTVERKATAAGKRSAPXKARKSAALKRPIKSLAGGVKRESKGKNSQTAKASATKISVVGFRGRSSSRKRESLRPS, from the exons ATGGCTGGTGGCGGAGGGACCGGAAgagccctcctctccctctccttctcatcCTCCTCCGCCCTATTCTCCCGCACCCTCTTCTCTTCCGCCCGAGCCCGCCCCTTGCCGCCTA GTTATCTAGGGTTTAATCGGACCCGCTGCCTCTCCACCGCGCCCGCCGCCGAGGCCGAGCAGGCCACGCAGTCCCTCCGCCACTCTGTCCTCCTCGAGCGCCTCCGGGTCAGGCACCTCAAAGACGCTGCCAAGAGAACGCCCTCCTCCCCTGCCTCCGCGGCTCCTATTACTGCGGCcgtcgagaagaagaagaaggagaagaaaagcgTGATGGCTTCCAGCTTCGAGGAGCTGGGTCTCAGCGAGGAGGTGATGGGGGCCGTCAAGGAGATGGGGATCTCGGTGCCGACGGAGATACAGTGCATCGGGGTGCCGGCGGTCCTTGAGGGCAGGAGCGTTGTCTTGGGTTCTCACACCGGGTCCGGGAAGACCTTGGCGTATATGTTGCCCATTGTTCAG CTAATGAGGCGTGATGAAGCCTTGTCAGGCATGCTGATGAAACCGAGGCGTCCTAGAGCAGTTGTGCTTTGTCCCACAAGGGAGCTATGTGAGCAG GTCTTCCATGTTGCAAAGTCTGTAGGTCACCATGCACGATTCCGGTCGACCATGATAAGTGGAGGTGGCCGTTTAAGGCCTCAAGAAGATTCGCTAAATACTCCAGTTGATATGGTTGTTGGGACCCCTGGAAGGGTTCTGCAGCATATTGAGGATGGAAACATGGTTTATGGGGATATCAAGTACTTG GTTTTGGATGAGGCAGATACGATGTTTGATCGAGGTTTTGGTCCTGACATCCGCAAGTTTCTTGGTCCATTAAAGAACCGTGCAGCAAAACCTGGTGATCAAGGATTTCAAACTGTTTTGGTTACTGCAACCATGACTAAG GCAGTGCAAAAACTGATAGATGAGGAATTTCAAGGAATAATCCATTTGCGTACATCCACTTTACACAAGAAAGTTGCATCTGCAAGGCATGATTTTATCAATCTTTCTGGTGCTGAAAACAAGCTGGAGGCTCTTCTTCAG GTTCTTGAGCCAAGTCTGGCAAAGGGAAATAGGGTGATGGTGTTCTGCAATACACTGAATTCAAGTCGTGCTGTGGATCATTTTCTAACTGAAAACCAGATATTCACGGTAAATTACCATGGGGAGGTGCCAGCAGAGGAAAG AGTTGAAAACCTGAAAAGGTTTAAGAGTGAAGAAGGGGATTGCCCAACATTGGTGTGCACGGACTTGGCTGCAAGAGGACTTGATTTAGATGTGGACCATGTTATCATGTTCGACTTTCCATTGAATTCT ATTGATTACCTCCATCGCACTGGAAGAACTGCTCGGATGGGTGCCAAAG GCAAGGTAACAAGCCTTGTTGCAAAGAAAGATCTTCCTTTAGCAACTCGTATTGAAGAAGccattaaaaaaaatgagagccTGGAATCTCTTAATGTAAACAATGTCAGAAGGGATGCCGCCAAGTCATTACAGGCAGATCGAAAGGGAAAGAACTCGAGCATCATAAAAGCTGCAAAAAAGAAAAGCACAGTTGAGAGAAAAGCAACTGCAGCGGGGAAAAGATCAGCAC CTAAGGCTAGAAAGAGTGCTGCACTCAAAAGGCCGATAAAATCTCTTGCTGGTGGTGTAAAAAGAGAATCCAAGGGTAAAAACTCTCAGACTGCGAAGGCTTCTGCTACGAAGATCAGTGTTGTTGGATTCAGGGGGCGCAGTTCCTCTAGAAAAAGGGAATCACTGAGACCAAGTTGA
- the LOC105040305 gene encoding LOW QUALITY PROTEIN: uncharacterized protein (The sequence of the model RefSeq protein was modified relative to this genomic sequence to represent the inferred CDS: inserted 1 base in 1 codon): MRLSERSNLSNTPLPLFTLHKKTLPARMRRTAARSLLLKSISTFSSSPKPSSYSLPRIPAEPPKSSRLPLPTSTSRPPCRPFLPNPXPHVRNRAGDRREFSAGESSTDHSKEVDEINLKFAEAREEIEAALESKETVYFDEEAECAREAVKVVLDMFKGLLARLPEKERTALQRSMGLKIEQLKAELSSWMIS; this comes from the exons ATGCGCTTGAGTGAGCGCTCCAACCTCTCGAacacccctcttcctctctttaccCTTCATAAGAAAACCCTTCCGGCCAGGATGCGACGAACCGCCGCTCGATCTCTTCTCCTTAAATCCATATCTACTTTCTCCTCCTCTCCGAAACCCTCGTCGTATTCTCTCCCGAGAATCCCTGCAGAGCCCCCAAAATCCAGTCGTTTGCCTCTCCCCACCTCGACCTCCCGCCCTCCTTGCCGCCCCTTCCTTCCCAACC TCCCCCATGTCAGGAACCGCGCCGGCGACCGCCGCGAATTCAGCGCCGGCGAGTCCTCCACGGACCACAGCAAGGAGGTGGACGAGATCAATCTCAAGTTTGCGGAGGCTCGGGAGGAGATCGAGGCGGCGCTCGAGTCCAAGGAGACGGTCTACTTCGACGAGGAGGCTGAGTGCGCGCGGGAGGCGGTGAAGGTAGTGCTGGACATGTTCAAAGGGCTTCTCGCAAGGCTGCCGGAAAAGGAGAGGACGGCGCTGCAGAGGTCGATGGGGCTTAAGATCGAACAGCTGAAGGCCGAGCTCAGCAGTTGGATGATTAGTTGA
- the LOC105040304 gene encoding LOW QUALITY PROTEIN: uncharacterized protein (The sequence of the model RefSeq protein was modified relative to this genomic sequence to represent the inferred CDS: inserted 1 base in 1 codon) translates to MKKSRTIPSTSVLVPFLFMATVSFLKTTTSLSPDGRALLSLLAAATSSSSVLLPSWNPSHPNPCSWEGVTCSPEGRVISLSLPDTFLNLSHIPPELSSLTSLQLLNLSSANISGPIPPSLGALSSLRLLDLSSNSLSGPIPSQLGSLSSLQFLLLNSNHLSGSIPPTLANLSSLQVLCLQDNLLNGSIPSQLGALLSLQQFRIGGNPYLAGRIPPQLGLLANLTTFGAAATALSGPIPAEFGNLVSLQTLALYDTYVSGSIPPELGSCSELTNLYLHMNKITGSIPPELGKLQNLTSLLLWGNAIAGSIPAELSNCSALVVLDLAANKLSGEIPGELGRLGLLEQLHLSDNMLTGPIPKELSNCSSLTALQLDKNAFSGPLPWEIGSLNLLQSLFLWGNSISGTIPPSLGNCTDLYALDLSENSLTGTIPDEIFGLQKLSKLLLLGNSLTGRLPKSVANCQSLVRLRLGENQLSGEIPKDIGKLQNLVFLDLYTNQFSGKLPAELADITVLELLDVHNNHITGEIPSQLGELMNLEQLDLSHNSFSGEIPSSFGNFSYLNKLILNNNMLGGSLPKSLGNLHKLTLLDLSANNFSGPIPPEIGSLTSLTINLALRSNHFAGEIPHEMSSLTQLQSLDLSSNMLFGSIEVLGMLTSLTSLNISYNNFSGPIPVTPFFRTLSANSYLENPNLCQSLDGYICSSDLVRRTAIKSIRTAALVCAILGSVTMLLVATWILVNRNRKLVAEKALISTSCGADDFSYPWSFIPFQRLNFNIDNILECIKDENIIGKGCSGVVYKAEMPNGELIAVKKLWKSKKEEETVDAFAAEIQILGHIRHRNIVKLLGYCSNKCVKLLLYNYISNGNLQQLLQENRNLDWETRYKIAVGSAQGLAYLHHDCVPAILHRDVKCNNILLDSKYEAYLADFGLAKLMNSPNFHQAMSRVAGSYGYIAPEYGYTTNITEKSDVYSYGVVLLEILTGRSAIEPKVGDGLHIVEWVKKKMGSFEPAINILDSKLXGMPNQMVQEMLQTLGIAMFCVNSTPSERPTMKEVVALLMEVKSPPEEWGKTSQQPLIKPVNHG, encoded by the exons ATGAAGAAATCCAGAACCATTCCCAGCACGTCGGTCCTTGTCCCATTCCTCTTCATGGCCACGGTCTCGTTCTTGAAGACCACCACCTCCCTCTCCCCTGATGGCAGGGCCCTGCTCTCCCTCTTAGCCGCCGCCACCTCGTCGTCCTCCGTGCTCCTCCCTTCGTGGAACCCATCCCACCCCAACCCCTGCTCCTGGGAGGGGGTCACCTGCTCCCCTGAAGGCAGAGTCATCTCCCTCTCCCTTCCCGACACCTTCCTCAACCTCTCCCACATCCCTCCGGAGCTCTCCTCCCTCACCTCCCTCCAACTCCTCAATCTCTCCTCCGCCAACATCTCCGGGCCCATTCCCCCCTCCCTCGGTGCCCTCTCCTCCCTTCGCCTCCTCGACCTCTCCTCCAACTCCCTCTCCGGGCCCATCCCCTCCCAGTTGGGTTCCCTCTCCTCCCTCCAGTTCCTCCTCCTCAACTCCAACCACCTCTCCGGGTCCATCCCCCCCACCCTCGCCAACCTTTCCTCCCTCCAGGTCCTCTGCCTCCAGGAcaacctcctcaacggctccatCCCCTCCCAACTCGGCGCTCTCCTCTCCCTCCAGCAGTTCCGCATCGGCGGCAACCCCTACCTCGCCGGCCGAATCCCTCCCCAGCTCGGCCTCCTCGCCAACCTCACCACCTTCGGCGCCGCCGCCACCGCCCTCTCCGGTCCCATTCCCGCGGAGTTCGGCAACCTGGTCAGCCTCCAGACCTTGGCGCTCTACGACACCTACGTCTCCGGCTCGATTCCGCCCGAGCTGGGCTCGTGCTCCGAGCTCACCAACCTTTACTTGCACATGAACAAGATCACCGGCTCCATCCCGCCAGAACTGGGCAAGCTGCAGAACCTCACCAGTCTGCTTCTCTGGGGGAATGCGATAGCGGGGTCCATCCCCGCCGAGCTTTCCAACTGCTCCGCTCTGGTGGTCCTCGACCTCGCCGCCAATAAGCTCTCGGGGGAAATCCCGGGGGAGCTCGGGAGGCTGGGTCTCTTGGAGCAGCTCCACCTCTCCGACAACATGCTCACGGGTCCCATCCCCAAGGAGCTGAGCAACTGCAGCAGCTTGACTGCTCTCcagcttgacaagaatgcattctcCGGGCCCCTTCCTTGGGAGATTGGGAGCTTGAACTTGTTGCAGAGTCTCTTCTTGTGGGGCAATTCCATATCCGGAACCATTCCTCCATCGCTCGGCAACTGCACCGACCTCTACGCCCTCGACCTCTCCGAGAATAGCCTTACCGGGACGATCCCCGATGAGATTTTTGGCCTCCAGAAGCTAAGCAAGTTGCTTCTTTTGGGCAACTCCCTGACCGGAAGGCTGCCCAAGAGTGTCGCCAATTGCCAGTCCCTGGTGAGGCTAAGGCTTGGAGAGAACCAGCTATCCGGCGAGATCCCAAAAGACATTGGCAAGCTTCAAAATCTCGTCTTTTTGGATCTCTACACCAACCAATTCTCTGGGAAGCTGCCTGCCGAGCTTGCTGATATTACGGTTTTGGAGCTACTGGATGTCCACAACAATCATATCACAGGAGAAATTCCATCGCAGTTGGGAGAGCTGATGAACTTGGAGCAGCTCGATCTCAGTCACAACAGCTTCTCCGGGGAAATTCCTTCGAGTTTTGGTAATTTCAGTTACTTGAACAAGCTTATCCTGAACAACAATATGCTCGGTGGGTCATTGCCAAAATCTTTAGGGAACTTGCACAAGCTGACTTTGCTTGATTTAAGTGCTAATAACTTTTCGGGTCCGATTCCTCCTGAGATCGGCTCCTTGACAAGCTTGACGATTAATCTGGCCTTGAGATCTAACCATTTTGCTGGGGAAATCCCACATGAGATGTCCAGTTTGACTCAGTTACAGTCATTGGATCTTTCGAGCAATATGCTCTTTGGAAGCATTGAAGTCTTGGGGATGCTGACAAGCCTCACTTCACTCAACATCTCATATAATAACTTCTCCGGTCCGATTCCAGTGACTCCATTCTTTCGAACTCTATCAGCAAATTCCTACCTTGAGAACCCAAATCTCTGCCAGTCTCTTGATGGATACATCTGTTCTTCAGACCTCGTACGTAGAACTGCTATAAAATCCATAAGAACGGCAGCTCTTGTTTGTGCTATTTTGGGCTCTGTCACGATGCTGTTGGTTGCGACATGGATTCTGGTTAACAGGAATAGAAAGCTTGTAGCGGAGAAAGCATTGATCTCAACATCCTGTGGAGCTGATGATTTCTCATATCCATGGTCCTTCATCCCGTTTCAGAGGCTAAACTTCAACATCGACAACATTTTGGAGTGTATAAAGGATGAGAATATCATTGGAAAAGGATGCTCTGGAGTCGTATACAAAGCTGAGATGCCAAATGGGGAGCTCATTGCGGTGAAGAAGCTCTGGAAAtcgaagaaggaagaggagacgGTCGATGCATTTGCTGCAGAGATTCAGATTCTTGGGCATATAAGGCACAGAAACATTGTGAAGCTGCTTGGCTACTGTTCAAATAAGTGTGTCAAGCTCCTTCTCTATAACTACATCTCCAATGGCAATTTGCAACAGCTTTTGCAAGAGAACAGGAACTTGGATTGGGAGACAAGGTACAAAATCGCAGTTGGGTCAGCACAAGGTTTGGCCTATCTCCACCATGACTGTGTTCCAGCAATTCTTCACAGGGATGTCAAGTGCAACAACATACTATTGGATTCAAAATATGAAGCTTATTTGGCTGACTTTGGGTTGGCAAAGCTGATGAACTCCCCCAATTTCCATCAAGCAATGTCCAGGGTTGCTGGTTCTTATGGCTACATTGCACCAG AGTATGGTTACACTACAAATATAACAGAGAAGAGCGATGTCTACAGCTATGGTGTGGTCCTTCTGGAGATTTTGACAGGGCGCAGTGCCATTGAACCAAAGGTTGGTGATGGCCTCCATATTGTGGAATGGGTGAAGAAGAAGATGGGAAGCTTTGAGCCGGCGATCAACATCTTGGATTCAAAGC CGGGGATGCCTAATCAGATGGTTCAGGAGATGCTCCAGACATTGGGGATTGCCATGTTCTGCGTCAACTCGACTCCATCGGAGCGGCCCACCATGAAGGAGGTCGTGGCATTATTGATGGAAGTGAAGAGCCCTCCTGAAGAATGGGGAAAGACTTCACAACAGCCTCTCATAAAGCCTGTGAACCATGGATGA